Genomic DNA from Burkholderiales bacterium:
CCGGCAGAGTCGGCCTGGAGCTGCGCATGATCGTCATGGGCGGTCGCCGCATCCTGGACAAGCTGCAGGCGGCCGATGGCGACGTGTTCCGGCGACGGCCGGTGCTCACGGCCCCGGACTGGGCATACATGTTCTGGCGCGCGCTGACATGACACCGGACGAGTATTGCCAGCAACGCGCGGCCGGCAGCGGATCCAGTTTCTACTACAGCTTCCTCTTCCTGCCGCCGGAGCAAAGGCGCGCCATTACCGCCCTGTACGCCTTTTGCCGCGAGGTCGACGACGTCGTCGACGACTGCAGCGATCCCGGCGTGGCGCGAATGAAGCTCGCCTGGTGGCGCACCGAGATCGCAGCGAGCTTCGCCGGTGACCCGCAGCACCCCGTGGCACGGGCCCTCGCCCGGGTGGTCAAGCAATACCATCTCCCGCAGGACTATTTCCACGACATCATCGATGGAATGGAAATGGACCTGGAACGCAACCGCTATGCGAGCTTCGAAGCCCTGGACGGTTATTGCTACAAGGTGGCCGGGGTGGTCGGGCTGATGGCCGCAGAGGTTTTCGGCTATCGAAGCGCCTCGACTCTCGATTACGCCAGGACGCTGGGCACCGCGTTTCAGCTGACCAACATCATCCGCGATGTCGGCGAGGACGCCCGCCGCGACCGCATCTACCTGCCCACCGAGGATCTCGACCGCTTCGGCGTCGCCGCGACGGACGTCCTGTCCTTGCGCGAAACCGATGCGTTCCGCGCCCTGATCGCCTTCGAGATCCGGCGCGCAAGGGCCCATTACGAACGGGCCTTGGCTCTGCTCGCGCCTCAAGACCGCCGCAGCCAGCGCGCCGGACTGGTCATGGCCGCGATCTACCGCACGCTCCTCGACGAGATCGAGGCCGACGGCTGTCGCGTGCTGTCCACGCGCGTGAGCCTCACGCCGTTGCGAAAGCTCTGGATTGCCTGGAGAACATGGCTGACCGCGTAGGTCTGGCGAGGCGCGGGGTATGAGACAAGAGCGCGCGCGCGTTGCCGTCATCGGCGGCGGATGGGCCGGCATGGCAAGCGCCGCAGAGCTGGCCGCCGCGGGAATCCGAGTCGTGGTGTTCGAAGCCGCCAAGGTGCTGGGCGGACGAGCTCGCCGAGTCGAGATCGATGGGGTTCGGCTCGACAACGGCCTGCATGTGCTGCTCGGCGCATACCGCGAGACCTTGCGCCTGATCGAGCAAGTGCGTCCGGCGAACGAAACGGCGGGACTGCGCCGCCTTCCGCTGACGCTGCGAATCGAGCCCGGGCTTCGCCTGCGCGCGGCGCCCCTTCCCGCGCCCTTGCATATGGTGGCCGCCTTGTGTCTGGCGAACGGGTTGTCTGCCGGCGAGAAAATTCGAGCCGCGCGCTTCATCCTCGCCCACAAGCGCTGCCGGTTCCGCTGCGATCCGGCGCACACGGTCGAGGCGCTGCTGGCCGCACACCGGCAGACCGGCAAACCGGCGCAGTTGCTGTGGGGCCCGCTGTGCGTCGCGGCGCTCAACACCCGCCCGGCTGAGGCGTCCGCGCAGGTGTTCCTCAATGTGCTGCGCGACTCGCTCGGCGCCGGCCGCTGCGCAGCCGACTTGTTGCTGCCCGAGACCGATTTTTCCAGCCTGTTTCCCGAGCGGGCGCGGGCGTTTGTCGAGCGGCGAGGCGGAGGAATACGTCTGGGCGTGACGGTAAAATCGCTCGGCGTCGAAGACGGCGGGTTTCGGGTCAACGAAGAGCGCGGTTTTACCCACACGATCGTTGCGGTCCACCCGCACCGGCTCGAAGCCTTGGCGAGCGGTGTCGCGGCACTGAGCAGCGCGGTCGATCAGGTGCGCCGCTATCAGTACCGGCCGATTTACTCCGTATACCTGCAGTATCCCGAACCGCTGCGGCTTCCGGCGCCGATGGTCGGCCTGGCCGGGGGATTGGCCCAGTGGGTATTCGATCGCGGCGCACTCTGCGGGCAAGCGGGGTTGATCGGGGCAGTCATCAGCGCGGACGGACCGCACGAAGCGCTGGCGCACGAAATACTGGCCCAGCGGGTGCACGGCGAACTCCTCGCCCGCTGGCCGGCTCTTCCTGCACCGCGCTGGCACCGGGTGATCGCGGAGAAACGGGCGACGTTCGCCTGCGTGCCCGGCCTGCCGCGCCCGCTCAACCGCACTGCGATGCCGCGGCTCTATCTCGCGGGCGATTACACCGACTCGGAACATCCCGCTACGCTGGAAACGGCGGTGCGCAGCGGCGTGGCCGCTGCCCGGCTTGTGCTCGAGGATCTCGGAATGCGTTGACCAGCCGAACACGAGGATGAAGGAACTGCTGAATTATCAGCCGCGGCCGGATCTGCTCTGCGGTCGCGTGATCCTGGTCACGGGCTCCTCGCGCGGCCTGGGCAAGGCGTGCGCGCTGGCCTTCGCGGCCCACGGGGCCACGGTCGTGCTGCACGGGCGACACGCCAAGACCCTTGATGCGGTGTACGACGAAATCACCTCCAAGGCGTTTCCCGAGCCGGCCTCGATCCCGCTCGACCTGGAGAAGGCGGGGACGCGCGAATACGAGCAGCTCGCCTACGCGATCGAAACTCAGCTCGGGCGCCTCGACGGCATCGTCCACAATGCGTCGCGCTTCGACAAGTTGTCGGCGCTTGAACACCAGACGGCCGAAGAATGGCGCCTCTCGCTGGAAGTGAATCTGATCGCCCCGTTCGCGCTCACGCGAGCGTGTGCGCGGCTGCTGCGCGCCGCGCCGGATGCCTCGGTAATTTACGTTTCCGAGACGCATGCCGCGACGAGCCCCGCCTACTGGGGCATTTACGCGGTTTCGAAGGCGGGCCTGGAAGCGCTGTGCCGGATCCAGGCCGACGAGTGGTCGCGTTTGCCGCATCTGCGTGCCAACGTGATCGTTCCGGGTCCCGTGGCCTCCCCGCTGCGCGCGAAAACGCACCCTGGCGAGACGTCCGCCGAGCTGCCCTCGCCGCAACGGCTGATGCCCCTGTACTTGTACCTGATGGGACCGGACAGCGTCGGCGTGAGCGGGCGGGTGTTCCGGGCTCAGGACTGAAGCCGTTCGCGCAGCCAGTCCGGCAACGGGCGCGAGCGCCCTTCGGCGATGTCGATCCAGACCATGGCCGCTTCGCACTCCGCGAAGCGCTCGGCCGGATTGTCCGCGCGCGACAGCTCATGCCACATCGCGAAACTGCTGCGGCCGGGTCGCCCCACATAAGTGGCCAGCTCGAACTCCACCGGATAGACGGCCGGCTTGAGATAGCGGCAGGAAATGCTGCCGAGGATCGGCCCTTCCGAGCCCGGTCGATAGACGATCTGCAGGCTGTCGAACCAGGAGATGCGCGCCTGCTCGAAGTAGCGGAAGTAGGCGACGTTGTTCATGTGGCCCAGCGCGTCCATCTCTCCCCAGCGCATGGCCATGCGGTCGGTGCGCACCAGCTTGCGTTGTCGTTGCACGCTCGGTCGTGCTCCGCGGGTTATGATTCCCGGCGAATTCTAAACGCTCACGGGCTTTCGGGAGGAGAGGCGATTGGCTGAACGCGAATCCATGCAATACGACGTGGTGATCGTCGGCGGCGGGCCGGCCGGGCTGTCCGCGGCGATCCGGCTCAAGCAGTTGGCCGCCGAGCGTTCGACGCAGCTCAACGTCTGCGTGCTGGAAAAGGGTTCCGAGATCGGGGCGCACATCCTGTCGGGCGCGGTCATGGATCCGCGCGCGCTCAGCGAACTGATTCCCGACTGGCAGCGACTCGACGCGCCGCTCAACACGCCGGTCACCGAAGACCGTTTTCTGTTTCTGTCACGAAACCGGGCCATCCGTACGCCGAACTGGCTGCTGCCCGCGTGCTTCAAGAACCACGGCAACTACGTCGTGAGCCTGGGCAACGTCTGCCGCTGGCTGGGTCAACGGGCCGAAGCGCTCGGCGTGGACATCTTCCCGGGTTTTGCCGCCGCCGAAGTGCTTTATGCGCCGGACGGGTCGGTCAAGGGCGTGGCAACCGGTGATGTCGGGATCGATCGCGCCGGCCGGAAGACGCAAGCCTACCAGCCGGGCATGGAGCTGCACGGCAAGTACACCTTCTTCGCGGAGGGCTGCCGAGGTCATCTGGGCAAGCAGCTGGAGGAGAAGTTCGACCTGCGGCGCGGCGCCGATCCTCAGGTCTACGGCATCGGAATCAAGGAGCTGTGGGAGATCGATCCGGCGAAGCATCAGCCGGGGCTCGTCATCCACACGGCGGGCTGGCCGCTCGAACCGGACACCTACGGCGGATCATTCCTCTACCACCTGGAAAAGAACCAGGTGGCGGTGGGCTTCGTGGTCGGGCTCGGCTACTCCAATCCTTACCTCTCGCCGTATGAGGAATTCCAGCGCTACAAAACCCACCCCGCGATCCGCCGCTTTCTCGAAGGCGGACGGCGCCTGTGCTACGGGGCGCGCGCGCTCACGGCAGGCGGCTTGCAGGCGTTGCCCAGGCTGACCTTTCCCGGCGGTGTGCTGATCGGGGACGACGCCGGGTTCCTGAATGCAGCCCGCATCAAGGGCAGTCATTGCGCGATCAAGTCGGGGATGCTGGCCGCCGAGGCGGCCTTTGGCGCCCTGCTCGCCGGACGCTCCGGCGACGAGTTGACCGCCTACCCCGAGGCCTTCCGCCGTTCCTGGTTGTACGAAGAGCTGTTTCGGGCGCGCAACTTCAAGCCGTGGATGTCGAAGGGACTCCATCTGGGAACGCTGATGGTCGGCATCGACCAACTGCTGTTCGGCGGCAAGGCGCCCTGGACCCTGCACCATCGACACGCCGATCACGAGACGTTGAAGAGAAAATCCGAGGCGAAGCCCATCGAGTACCCGAAGCCGGACGGCGTGCTGACTTTCGACCGGCTGTCCTCGGTGTTCATCTCCAACACCAACCACAACGAGGACCAGCCGATACACCTGCGGCTCAAGGACCCCGGTGTCGCGATCCGCGTCAACCTGGCGCTGTACGACGGACCGGAAAGCCGCTATTGCCCTGCCGGTGTCTACGAGTACGTCGATGATCCCGCAACGAGCCGTGAGGGGCTCGGCGGCCGGCCGGCCAAGCGCCTGCAGATCAACGCGCAGAACTGCGTGCACTGCAAGACCTGCGACATCAAGGATCCGGCCCAGAATATCGTGTGGGTCACGCCGGAAGGCGGCGGCGGGCCCAACTATCCGAACATGTAGATGCCAGGATGAAGGCGGACGGTAGCGGCCCGCATCGCAAAGCCGACGCCGCCCCGATAGGCCGGTCTGCTCGCGCCTTCAACCCTGTCTTCTGCGCAAGGCTTCCATCATCGGGCCCAGGATATCCATCGGCACCGGGAATACGATGGTGGAACTCTTGTCGCCCGCCACGCTGGTCAGCGTCTGCAGATAGCGCAGTTGCATCGCCTCGGGCTGGGCGGCCAGCGTGCGCGCCGCCTGCAGCAGCTTCTCGGAAGCCTGAAGCTCGCCCTCGGCATGAATGACCTTGGCGCGCCGCTCGCGCTCGGCCTCGGCCTGCCGGGCGATGGCGCGCACCATGGTCTCGTTCAGGTCGACGTGCTTGATCTCGACGTTGGAGACCTTGATGCCCCAGGCATCGGTCTGCACGTCGAGCGCGTTCTGGATGTCGAGATTGAGCTTCTCGCGTTCCGCGAGCATCTCGTCGAGCTCATGCTTGCCGAGCACCGCACGCAAGGTGGTCTGCGCGAGCTGACTGGTGGCTACCAGGTAGTTCTCGACCTGGATGATCGCCTTCTGCGGATCGACCACGCGGAAATAGACGACCGCGTTCACCTTCACCGACACGTTGTCGCGCGAGATCACGTCCTGGCTGGGCACGTCCATCGTGACGGTACGCAGATCCACGCGCACCATCTGCTGGATGCCGGGAATGACGAAGATCAGGCCCGGCCCTTTCACCGCCCAGAAGCGCCCGAGCTGGAACACCACGCCGCGTTCGTATTCGCGCAGCACCCGCAGGGAATAAGCCGCGATCACCACGACGAGGGTGATCACGGTCATCCAGAAGTAAGTCGTCATCGTTGTTCTCCTTTGGCTTGTTCGTCGACCACGCCCACTTCGAGTTCGAGGCCCTTGACTGCGGTGACCCTGACGGTCTGGCCGCGTTTCACCGGAACCCGAGACCGCACTCGCCAGTTTTCGCTGTGGATGCGCGCCCAGCCGGTGGAATCGAAGTCCTCGAGCGCTTCACCGAGGCTGCCGACCAGCTCTTCCGAGCCGGACACCACCGGGCGCTTGCGCGACTGCAGCGCCATGCGGATCACGAGAAAGACGAACAGCACGGTGACCGAAGCCACCCCGCCGATCACGCCCCACGGAATCGAGAACTCCGGCATTTCCGTATCCATCAGCATGACCGAGCCGACCACGAACGCGATGGCGCCGCCGATACCCAGGGCGCCGTAGGCCGGCACGAACAGCTCCGCGACGATGAACGCGATCCCGAGCAGCACCAGGGCCACCCCAGCATAATTGACCGGCAGCAACTGGAAGGCGTACAGCGCGAGCAGCAGGCAGATCGCCCCCACTACGCCCGGCAGAATCATGCCGGGATTGTAGAACTCGAAGATCAGCCCGTAGATCCCGATCAGCATCAGGATATAGGCCACGCTCGGGTTGGTGATCGTAGCCAGGAAGCGGTTGCGCCAGTCGGGCTGCACCTCGACGGTCTCGGCGTTGGCGGTTGCCAGCGTGACCGACCCGCGCTCCAGCGCGATCTTGCGGCCGTCCACCTTCTTGAGAAGGTCCGCCACGTCCGTGGCGACGAGATCGATCACCTTGATGCGCACGGCCTCCTCGGCGGGCAGGCTTACCGCTTCACGCACCGCCTTCTCGGCCCACTCGGCGTTGCGGCCGCGCAGCTGCGCCAGACCGCGGATATAGGCCGCCGCGTCGGACACCTGCTTGCGCGTGGCGGATTCGGCGGGCGATCGGGTCTGCTCCTCGCGCGCCTCCTTGTCCTTCTTGTCACGCTCCCCGCGTTGCGGCTGCCGGCCGGGATCGCCTTCGGGTCCCATGATCGGAATGGGCGTGGCCGCGCCCAGATTGGTGGCCGGCGCCATCGCCGCGATGTGGCTGGCGTAGAGGATGTAGGTGCCTGCGCTCGCCGCGCGCGCGCCGCTCGGATGCACGTAGGTCGCCACCGGCACGCGCGAGGCCAGGATGTCCTTGATGATGTCCCGCATGGCGCTGTCGAGCCCGCCCGGCGTATCCATCTTCAGCACCACGAGCTGGGCGCCGCGCTTCTGCGCCCGTTCCAGCCCGCGGCCGATGTAATCGGCCGTGGCCGGTCCGATCGCGCCGTCGACCGTGAGGACGACGACCGGCCCATCGGCCGCCAGCGCGCTCCGAATCAGGAGAATCAACCACAGCAGGCGCAAGACACGCATTTCGTGCCCTCAGGAGTTCAGGTCATGGCGCAAGCTGCTGTACGCGGGACTGCGTGCGGCTCGATCAGGAAACCCCGATCGAGCCATCGACATCGAGCGTCCGACCGTGCTCCGACAAGGACATCATACAGCGGCGGGTCCTGCCGTTTTCGGGTTCGTAATCTCGCACGGGCCACCATTCGGCGGCGTCCTGTCTCGGACCCTACGGGATGTCATTTCGAGCCTTCCTTCGCACGCGCGCGCGCCGCGGGCGGTTTGGAGCCACCCACCACCGCCGGGGGCGCTACCCTCAGTTTCTCGATCGCTTTCCAGTCCCACTCGATGCCCAGACCGGGGGAGTCGAACGGAAACGCGAAGCCTTTCTCGATCTTGAGCTCGTTTTTCATGATGACATCGAGCTGGGGAATGTATTCCACCCACGGCGCGTTCGGCACCGCCGCGCACAGCCCTACGTGCAACTCCATGAGGTAGTGGGGGCAGATCGGCACGTCGAAGGACTCGGCGAGATGCGCGCACTTGAGCCAGGGCGTGATGCCGCCGATCCGCGCGACGTCGGTCTGCACGATGGTGCAGGCACCGCGTTGCAGATATTCCCTGAAGTGACTGAGCGAATACAGCGACTCGCCGACCGCGATGGGCAGCGTGGTGGACTCGCGCAGCAGGACGTGGCCGTGCAGGTCTTCGGCCGGCAAGGGTTCCTCGAGCCACGCCAGATCGACTTCCTCGTAGTGCCGCGCGCGCCGAATCGCTTCCGGCACGTCGAATCCCTGGTTCGCGTCGACCATCAGCTCCAAGGAGTCGCCGATTGCGCGGCGCACCGCGCGCAGCCGCTTCATGTCCTCGGCGACGTGCGGCTTTCCGACCTTGATCTTGACGCCGCGGAACCCGCGGGACCTGACCTCCTCCGCGTTCTCGACCAGCAGCGCCGTGGGGATGTGCAGCCATCCGCCCTCGGTGTCGTAGACCGGTATCTTCTCCCGGGCTCCGCCCGCCATGACGTGCAGCGGCAGCCCGGCGCGCCGGCAGCGCAGGTCCCAGAGCGCCGTGTCGATGGCGCACAGCGCCAGGCTGGTGATCGCGCCCACCGCGGTGGCATGGGTATGAAAAAACAGGTCGCGCCAGATCTGCTCGACCATCTGCGGGTCGCGCCCGATCAGCTGCGGCGCGAGATGATCACGGATCAAGGCCACAACGGAAGATCCGCCGGTGCCGATCGTATAGCTGTAACCCGTGCCCTCCGCGCCGTCGTCGGCGAAGATGCGGACCATCGGCGTCTCCTGCACCGGGAAAGACTGGATGGCGTCGCCGCGCCGGGCCTTGGCCTTGAGGTCGACCTGGAACACTTCCACGCGGGTGATTGCGGTCATCCGTTTTCTCGTCGTGATGGCGTCCCGGTTCTCGGGGCACTGCCTTGCGCACGCGGCATGCTGCCGGCGGCCTCCAGCTCGAGCTTGCGCAGGTAGGCGTCCTTGCGCGCCACGTAGATCGTCTTCATCACCACCGCGTGCACGATCCCGTCGCCGTCCTTCAGCTCGATCTCATAATCGAGATCGACCGATGGCTCCTCGGCGAGGCGGGCGCGCAGGCTGTCCAGTTCGGCCTCGCTCACGCTGCACTGCGCATAGAGCGCGCCGCGCCCCGGCCTGAGGTAGCGGATCGACCCGGCCTTGTCCCACACGATGTAACCCGGGCCGAGGCCGACCTTGATCAACAGCGCGTAGAGCGGGTCGGTCGCCGCGTACATGGCACCTCCGAACAACGTCCCGTAAATGTTCCGGGTCCTCCAGTTGAGCGGCAACTTGATGCGGATCGCGCGCAGGTCCTCGGCGATGTAGATCACCTTCGCGCCCGTACCCCAGAACGCGGGATACAGGTTGAAGCGGGTGCGCAGAAGCCAGGTCTTGAGGGATCCTCGGCTGCCGGCGGCTTTGCCGGTAGGGCGTGGCATGCTCAGCGCACCGACTCGAACAGGCCGGCCGCGCCCATGCCGGTGCCGATGCACATCGTGACCATCCCATAGCGTTGTCCACGCCGCCGCATGCCGTGCACCAGGGTCGCGGTGCGGATCGCGCCGGTGGCGCCGAGGGGGTGTCCGAGCGCGATGGCGCCGCCCAGCGGGTTGACTTTCGAGCGGTCCAGCCCGAGGTCGCCGATGACGGCCAGCGTTTGGGCAGCGAACGCTTCGTTCAGCTCGATCCAGTCGAGGTCGTCCTGGCGGATGCCGGTTTCTTTCAGCACCTTGGGGATCGCGAACTTCGGTCCGATGCCCATGATCTCCGGCGGCACGCCCGCCACTGCGAAGCCGAGGAAGCGGGCCAGTGGCTTCAGGTTGTAGCGACCGACCGCCGATTCGGAGGCAAGGACTACGGCCCCCGCCCCATCGGAGGTCT
This window encodes:
- the hpnD gene encoding presqualene diphosphate synthase HpnD — translated: MTPDEYCQQRAAGSGSSFYYSFLFLPPEQRRAITALYAFCREVDDVVDDCSDPGVARMKLAWWRTEIAASFAGDPQHPVARALARVVKQYHLPQDYFHDIIDGMEMDLERNRYASFEALDGYCYKVAGVVGLMAAEVFGYRSASTLDYARTLGTAFQLTNIIRDVGEDARRDRIYLPTEDLDRFGVAATDVLSLRETDAFRALIAFEIRRARAHYERALALLAPQDRRSQRAGLVMAAIYRTLLDEIEADGCRVLSTRVSLTPLRKLWIAWRTWLTA
- a CDS encoding thioesterase family protein, whose amino-acid sequence is MQRQRKLVRTDRMAMRWGEMDALGHMNNVAYFRYFEQARISWFDSLQIVYRPGSEGPILGSISCRYLKPAVYPVEFELATYVGRPGRSSFAMWHELSRADNPAERFAECEAAMVWIDIAEGRSRPLPDWLRERLQS
- a CDS encoding DUF4442 domain-containing protein, which produces MPRPTGKAAGSRGSLKTWLLRTRFNLYPAFWGTGAKVIYIAEDLRAIRIKLPLNWRTRNIYGTLFGGAMYAATDPLYALLIKVGLGPGYIVWDKAGSIRYLRPGRGALYAQCSVSEAELDSLRARLAEEPSVDLDYEIELKDGDGIVHAVVMKTIYVARKDAYLRKLELEAAGSMPRAQGSAPRTGTPSRRENG
- a CDS encoding electron transfer flavoprotein-ubiquinone oxidoreductase; protein product: MQYDVVIVGGGPAGLSAAIRLKQLAAERSTQLNVCVLEKGSEIGAHILSGAVMDPRALSELIPDWQRLDAPLNTPVTEDRFLFLSRNRAIRTPNWLLPACFKNHGNYVVSLGNVCRWLGQRAEALGVDIFPGFAAAEVLYAPDGSVKGVATGDVGIDRAGRKTQAYQPGMELHGKYTFFAEGCRGHLGKQLEEKFDLRRGADPQVYGIGIKELWEIDPAKHQPGLVIHTAGWPLEPDTYGGSFLYHLEKNQVAVGFVVGLGYSNPYLSPYEEFQRYKTHPAIRRFLEGGRRLCYGARALTAGGLQALPRLTFPGGVLIGDDAGFLNAARIKGSHCAIKSGMLAAEAAFGALLAGRSGDELTAYPEAFRRSWLYEELFRARNFKPWMSKGLHLGTLMVGIDQLLFGGKAPWTLHHRHADHETLKRKSEAKPIEYPKPDGVLTFDRLSSVFISNTNHNEDQPIHLRLKDPGVAIRVNLALYDGPESRYCPAGVYEYVDDPATSREGLGGRPAKRLQINAQNCVHCKTCDIKDPAQNIVWVTPEGGGGPNYPNM
- a CDS encoding nodulation protein NfeD, which produces MRVLRLLWLILLIRSALAADGPVVVLTVDGAIGPATADYIGRGLERAQKRGAQLVVLKMDTPGGLDSAMRDIIKDILASRVPVATYVHPSGARAASAGTYILYASHIAAMAPATNLGAATPIPIMGPEGDPGRQPQRGERDKKDKEAREEQTRSPAESATRKQVSDAAAYIRGLAQLRGRNAEWAEKAVREAVSLPAEEAVRIKVIDLVATDVADLLKKVDGRKIALERGSVTLATANAETVEVQPDWRNRFLATITNPSVAYILMLIGIYGLIFEFYNPGMILPGVVGAICLLLALYAFQLLPVNYAGVALVLLGIAFIVAELFVPAYGALGIGGAIAFVVGSVMLMDTEMPEFSIPWGVIGGVASVTVLFVFLVIRMALQSRKRPVVSGSEELVGSLGEALEDFDSTGWARIHSENWRVRSRVPVKRGQTVRVTAVKGLELEVGVVDEQAKGEQR
- a CDS encoding slipin family protein; protein product: MTTYFWMTVITLVVVIAAYSLRVLREYERGVVFQLGRFWAVKGPGLIFVIPGIQQMVRVDLRTVTMDVPSQDVISRDNVSVKVNAVVYFRVVDPQKAIIQVENYLVATSQLAQTTLRAVLGKHELDEMLAEREKLNLDIQNALDVQTDAWGIKVSNVEIKHVDLNETMVRAIARQAEAERERRAKVIHAEGELQASEKLLQAARTLAAQPEAMQLRYLQTLTSVAGDKSSTIVFPVPMDILGPMMEALRRRQG
- the hpnE gene encoding hydroxysqualene dehydroxylase HpnE; translated protein: MRQERARVAVIGGGWAGMASAAELAAAGIRVVVFEAAKVLGGRARRVEIDGVRLDNGLHVLLGAYRETLRLIEQVRPANETAGLRRLPLTLRIEPGLRLRAAPLPAPLHMVAALCLANGLSAGEKIRAARFILAHKRCRFRCDPAHTVEALLAAHRQTGKPAQLLWGPLCVAALNTRPAEASAQVFLNVLRDSLGAGRCAADLLLPETDFSSLFPERARAFVERRGGGIRLGVTVKSLGVEDGGFRVNEERGFTHTIVAVHPHRLEALASGVAALSSAVDQVRRYQYRPIYSVYLQYPEPLRLPAPMVGLAGGLAQWVFDRGALCGQAGLIGAVISADGPHEALAHEILAQRVHGELLARWPALPAPRWHRVIAEKRATFACVPGLPRPLNRTAMPRLYLAGDYTDSEHPATLETAVRSGVAAARLVLEDLGMR
- a CDS encoding mandelate racemase/muconate lactonizing enzyme family protein, encoding MTAITRVEVFQVDLKAKARRGDAIQSFPVQETPMVRIFADDGAEGTGYSYTIGTGGSSVVALIRDHLAPQLIGRDPQMVEQIWRDLFFHTHATAVGAITSLALCAIDTALWDLRCRRAGLPLHVMAGGAREKIPVYDTEGGWLHIPTALLVENAEEVRSRGFRGVKIKVGKPHVAEDMKRLRAVRRAIGDSLELMVDANQGFDVPEAIRRARHYEEVDLAWLEEPLPAEDLHGHVLLRESTTLPIAVGESLYSLSHFREYLQRGACTIVQTDVARIGGITPWLKCAHLAESFDVPICPHYLMELHVGLCAAVPNAPWVEYIPQLDVIMKNELKIEKGFAFPFDSPGLGIEWDWKAIEKLRVAPPAVVGGSKPPAARARAKEGSK
- a CDS encoding SDR family NAD(P)-dependent oxidoreductase; amino-acid sequence: MKELLNYQPRPDLLCGRVILVTGSSRGLGKACALAFAAHGATVVLHGRHAKTLDAVYDEITSKAFPEPASIPLDLEKAGTREYEQLAYAIETQLGRLDGIVHNASRFDKLSALEHQTAEEWRLSLEVNLIAPFALTRACARLLRAAPDASVIYVSETHAATSPAYWGIYAVSKAGLEALCRIQADEWSRLPHLRANVIVPGPVASPLRAKTHPGETSAELPSPQRLMPLYLYLMGPDSVGVSGRVFRAQD